CAGAAGGCAGAAGGCAGAAGGCAGAATTAAATTCAAAATTCAAAATTCATTGCTGCCTTGCCGATGCGACGCGATCTACAACGGCTGATCGACCATCTTTTCCGCGGGGTCCAGGGCGGTAGTTCGGCAAGCTCACCACCAGCGGTTTGCCTTGGTCGTCGGGGTCCGAGGGAACGAAATCCCCTCGGGCGAGCACCTCGAGCTACCAAGATAAGCGTAGTCTTATCAGGGGCCATTGCCCCTGATCGACAATACCTTTGTTCCACCCATCTCCTGCTTCAATCCTCCAGATACCCTAACTCTTCTAAGCGACGACGCACTTCCGGATCTTCAAAATTATTGGCCCGCTCGGGGGCGGTCACGGTGACCGGCACTGAGGACCGCTGGGCAAAGGCCTGCAGATAGTCCTGCAGCACCTCCACATTCTCCGGCAAGATGGCACTCAGGTTAAGGTCTTCGGTGGGGTCTTCTAGCACATCGTAGAGTTCCGCCCCCTGTCCTTCGGTGTCAATCAGCTTGTGCCGCCCCATCCAGATGGCCCGACGGGTGCGATCGCACCCCCGTTCTTGCACCAACTGGGGCTGTCGCCGCTGCATCAAATTCACCACATTCTGAGGCGGAATCGCCTCAGCAAACACCTGATCCGCCCCAGAGGCAGTAGTCTGGGCCAATTCCAGGGTGGCTTCTGCCGCCGTGGCCAATCCTGCCGCCACCAACACCGTATGGAATAACCGTCGCGTCGAGACCACCTCTTCGGCCACCGTACCCGGCGTTAATCGAGCCGCCGGATCTCGAATGATCAGCGGCACCCGGATCAACTCATTGTAGATAGACAGGCTATGGCCCATGAACTGCTTTTCCCCCAGATGCTCCCCATGGTCAGCACAGATCACCACCAGGGTGTTGTCCAAGCGCCCCGCCTGCTGCAACCGCTGGAAGAACTGCCCCAACAAAGCATCCTGATGGGCCACTTCAGCGTCATACATGCCATCGAGAGTCTGCTTTTGCTCCTCATCGAGGGCGCCCGTCAGCGGCGCCAACCAGCCATACACATCCGTATTGAATCGCTGCAGGAAACTCTGGGCTTCGCGGTCAGCCAGCACATGGGGAGCAAATTGCTCGATATAAGACCGGGGAGGATGATAGGGCATATGGGTGCCCATCAAGTTGACAAAGGCAAACACCGGCTGATCAGCGGCAACCCGGGGCCGATTAATCAGAAAATTAGCCGTATCTTCTAAGGATTTGGCCGTATTCCCCTTAAAACTCAGGGCCGTTTGCCACAGTGGCACCATCAGCGGCGTGAAGGAAAGGGCCAGCAGGGTTTCAGAGCGGGCAAAGGCATCCTGGATCTGATTCAACACCTGGGCCAGTTGGCGCTTAAACCATTGTCGATATCGCCCCACCAACCCCGGTGAGGTGCCCGCCTGGTTAGGCCGAGAAGTTAGCAGCCCACTGTAATTCAAGAAGCTGTCAAACCCCCGCCGCAGGCCGTTGTTGATCACGCCCACCAAAGGATTGTTACAGAACCCGGCAGTGACATAGCCCCCCGCTTGCAGCCGTTGGGCCAAGGGGGTCAGCTCTGGTGACAATACCGAATAGGACTGCACCATGCCATGCTCAGACGGGTAAAGCCCCGTAAACATGGAGGCATGGGAGGGCACTGTCCATTGGGCGGCTGAGATCGCATTGGCAAACCGGGTGGCATCGGCCGCAAATGCATCTAAATGGGGAGAGGTGGGCTGGTCATACCCGTAGCAGGACAGGCGATCGGCACGCTGGGTATCGAGGACCAGAAATAAGATATCGGGACGGGATTGAGACATGGTGTTGAGATCAACGGACGGGACGCAACAAAAGGATTGTCAGGGCTTCCTTGCCCCTTAATCTACCGGAGCAGGGTCCAGTCTGTCCTGGATCGGCGGCTGAGAGCCACGGAATTATTGAGAATTTCTTTCAACCATAGCAACTGCTGGCGCCGATGTGCGGTGGTGTCGCTAAGCTCATCTGGCCCTGAGTTATAGCCACTGCCACAATGTTTTGTGCGGTGGCGAGCCAGTCAGCCTGCCTAGAGTGGGCCATGGGGCGATCAGCCATGTCCTAAGCTGACTGGCCAACGCTATATCTGGCCCAGCCTATAGCTGGCTGAGGATTTGCGTGTCGATGGAGAAGTCGATGTCCTGTTGCTCCCGGCCCGACGGCAGGTAATCGCGCTGATAGGCATCCTTGAGGCCAGCTGTCAGATCAAACTCGGGTTCCCAATCCAGATCAGTAAGGGCCTTGGCAATACTGGTGAAGAAATGCTGTAACCGCAGCGGAAATGCCTTGCGCTTGCCAAAGTCGAAGGCACTGGGGTCATAGTGAATCAGCTGCAGCTGTTCGGGATCTCGACCCATAGCCCGGGCACAGGCCCGGGCTAGGCCATCCAAGGTGACGGCCTTTTCCCCCGAGATGTTGTAGATCTGGCCCACAGCATTGGCATTGCCTAGGACAGCCACCATGGCCCGGGCTAGGTCCTGGACATGGCCTAACTGAGTCAAGGCCATACCGTGGCCGGGAATAGGAATTGGCCGCGACCGGCCGATGCGATCGAAGAACCAAGCTTCTAAGTCATTGTAATTTTGGGGACCATAGATATAGACCGGACGCACGGCCGTGAAGGGCACCCCTTGCTCGGCGAGGTAAACTTCTGTGTCAAACTTGCCCCGGTGACGACTCTTGGGATCAATGGCATCTCCCTCTATGTGGGGCATCTGATCGGATTTCTGGTACACCCCAGCGGAGCTGACATAGACAAAATGCTGTAGGTGATCTCGAAAGATTTCTATCAGCGGTTGTGTGTCTTGCAGTTCTCGGCCGTTGTTGTCGAAAATGGCGTCAAAGCGGCTATCGCTAAGGGCCTGCTTCAGGGCATCTGTGTCTTTGCGATCGCATCGAATCTGCTCCACCCCAGCCACAGGAGCGGGCCGATTGCCCCGGTTTAGCAGCACCACCTCATGGCCTTGATCGACTAACAGCCGAGTCAGGAAGACGCCGATAAACCGCGTTCCCCCCATTACTAAAATCCGCATGGGACCCTCCATCCGTGTAATCAATGTTTATCTTAAGACGGGCCGATCCTGGAATTCGATGTTAAAAAGCGGCTCCCCTGGGAAAATGTCTCGTAAGCTAGGGCCATATCCCCTGGCCATTTGCCCCAGTGGGTGACTCGTTCCTATCCTAAATTCAGCTCGAGATAGTTGGGCTCGACATGAGTCATCGCCCCTGAGGCACCCCCCGTAGCTGGATTTGGACAAGGTTTAGAATAGGGATTGACTCTGGCTCTGCGGGCCTGAGCGGTCTGGCGTCGACATAAGGTCTAGCATGCATCAGCTTGAGCACGCCTACAGAGTCCTGGATCTACACCCGGGAGCCTCCCTAGAGGAGATCAACCAGGCCTATAAGGATCTGGTGTTTATCTGGCATCCCGATCGTATTCCCCAAGAGAATACCCGCCTGTTAGAGAAGGCCCAGGAGAAAATCAAGCAGCTCAATCAGGCCCGAGACCTATTGAGGTCCCACAACAAGACCAAAGGCGGGGTCCGCTCCCATGCCTACAGCGCCTCCGGCAATAGCCATGGGAACCAGGCGTCAGGTTATCCGCGCAGTGACGCCTATCGGCCGCCAGCCGCTTCCTATTACAGCAACCGTTATCGCTCTGCTGGCTATACCCGTGGCTCCAGTAGCAGTTATCGCCCGGGATATACCGACAGCTACCGTAACGGCTATCCTGGCAGCCACAATAGTTACAGCAGCCATCGCTCCGGTTATACGAATCCCTACCGCCCTGGCTCTACCCACCAGAGTCAGCCCAATGGCAGGAGTACCAATGGCAGTCAGTACTCTAGTCAGCGCTCTAACGGCAACTCATCTAGCAGCAATGGCTCCCAGGCAGCCAGCAGCACCAGCAGTAGCGGCCACCGGCAGAGCCCATCCCAGCAGAATGTGTCCCAACAGGCCTACAACGCCTACCGGGCTCGCCAGCAAAATCCCGACCTAAGCGGCACCGATCTCAGTGGCGCCAACCTACGGGAGAAGGACCTCTCCGGGCGTAATCTCAGTAATGCCAACCTGAGCGGCGCCGATCTCAGTGATGCCTTTCTCCACAAGATCAACCTGAATCGGGCTAATCTCTGCCGGGCCAAACTCTTTCGGGCCAATTTGCTGCAAGCCGACCTCAGCCACGCCAACTTGCGAGAGGCCGACCTGATTGGTGCCGATCTCAGTGGCGCCAACCTCAGCGGTGCCGATCTCAGTGGCGCCAAGGTGGGCTTTGGGGGCAAGGTCATGGTGAAACTAACCAGCACTATTCTGACCGGTACCATCATGCCAGATGGCACTATCCATGACTGAATCTTGCCAGCATTCTTTCAAGAGTGCTGACATCCAGAACCCGACAGGCTTTCACAAATTTGACGGCCATAAGCTGGCAAGACTCTCCCGACAACGCCGAAAGAGTCCTGCACGTGGATTGATTAACGGCTACAGCGCTTTTGAGGCCAGTGAGGTACACGACTGACCATGAACTTCCTTGATCCCGGGAGGCAGGCTGTACCTCATCCCGCAAGGAAATACTATATGGCTGGAATCACCAGATGGTGCTCTAGCAAAGAGGTCATGCCCACTGTTAGGACAGGTAGGGCCAGGTAGCATCGTTTAGCGACATACGGGCAACCCTGGGGCATAAGCCTCAATCACCCGCCCCGTCTGGCTGCAGGTGATCATCAAGTAATCACACTGGGGACACTGGGTCCGAACCAGATGTTCAGTGTCGATATAGTAACGCTCTGCTGTGTTGCCACAATTGGGACAAGCTACTTTTTGAAACACGCTAACCATTTGAAAGCTCCCGACCAATAAAAAATAATTAAAGTCAAGACGACGTTTGACACGTTTTGAACACACTGGCTATGACATTGACCGAAGAACGGTTTACCCAGAGAAATCGCTTAGTTCGCGACGGATATATTTGCAAATCTCAATTTTTCTAAATACTGTTCAATAGCCTGCTCATATTATGTCAACTCTGCTGGCAAGACGCAACTGAGGAAAACAGGGCTGGGATCATGGAAAGTCAAGGGATATAAGTTGATCTCAACCATGGGAATATCCGTTGAAATAGAGTTTTTTCCTCTAATCAACTTCTACTCTTATCCCTTGCTTAGGGGCCCTGAGACGATAAAATTACAGATTTTCTTTAGAGAATGGTATTGTAGAGGCCCTAGCGCTCCCTAATCCCCTCAGACGACCGTAATTGTCGGGTCATAGCGCCGCTTGGGGGCAGGGCTGAGAAACCCGTGGGAGAATTTAACCGTGATTTTTATGCACTATCCCCCGTTTCCAACAGGGCTCGCTACCATGGATCGGTCTGCCTGTCGCCGTGGGGATGCTTTAGCCCAGCTGATCGCCCAATTTCCCCAAGTAGAGCGGGTGGCCTGTAGCCATTTACACCGCCCCCTTCAGCGGCGCTGGGCCAGTACTGTTGCCAGTGTTGCCCCTAGTGTGGCTCACCAAATTCAACTGACCTTACAGCCTCAGCACCCCTTAGCCCTGACCCTAGAACCTGCAGCATTTTACCTGCACCAGTGGTTACCCACCTCTGGTTTAGTGACCCATACCGTGTATATTGGGCCATTCCCCACCTATACTTACAAGACTGGCGAACCGGTGACCGAATGCCTAAGCTGATTGTTTATCGGCGACAGGGATAAATCTCAGAATCTCTGTCGATTGCAAGAGGACGCTATTGATGGCTGTGAAGCTCCCCTGGCTGTCTGACTTTTTGAAAGCCCGATTATCTCGGCGCATAGTGCTGTGGGTCTTCCTCAGCATCGTCGTCATTGAGGCCATTATTCTAGTACCCTCTGTCTATCGGCGAGAGCGGGAACTCTTGCAATATCTACAATCTTTATCGGCCACCCATGCCCTGGGTCTCTTGGATAATCTAGCCATTGACGAGCTGCAAGGACAGGCCCTACTAGAGGCATTGCGTAGCCTACAGCACCAAGATGTGGTCTTGGGGGGGGCTCTCTATACCGCCAATGGCACCCTAATTGGAGAATTTGGGGAGCCGCCCGAGTTAACCTATACCCGCTTCCAGACAGGCCAGTCTCAGCATTACAGTCGTCGTCACAATCGCTACGACGCCGTCTGGACCATGTCGCCCCTCGAGGGCGACTATGTGCTGATTATTCGCCATGATGCGACTTGGGTGCAGCAGGAGTTTTTTGGGTTTGTGGGGCGGATCGCTGGCTTGGTGGTGATTATCTCGGCTTTTGTCACCGGGGCTACCATGATTGTGTTAGAGCGGCTTCTGATTAAGCCGATCATGGGGCTGCGACAGGACCTGCTCAAGGCTGGC
This portion of the Halomicronema hongdechloris C2206 genome encodes:
- a CDS encoding metallophosphoesterase family protein is translated as MDRSACRRGDALAQLIAQFPQVERVACSHLHRPLQRRWASTVASVAPSVAHQIQLTLQPQHPLALTLEPAAFYLHQWLPTSGLVTHTVYIGPFPTYTYKTGEPVTECLS
- a CDS encoding replication restart DNA helicase PriA, with amino-acid sequence MVSVFQKVACPNCGNTAERYYIDTEHLVRTQCPQCDYLMITCSQTGRVIEAYAPGLPVCR
- a CDS encoding NAD-dependent epimerase/dehydratase family protein encodes the protein MRILVMGGTRFIGVFLTRLLVDQGHEVVLLNRGNRPAPVAGVEQIRCDRKDTDALKQALSDSRFDAIFDNNGRELQDTQPLIEIFRDHLQHFVYVSSAGVYQKSDQMPHIEGDAIDPKSRHRGKFDTEVYLAEQGVPFTAVRPVYIYGPQNYNDLEAWFFDRIGRSRPIPIPGHGMALTQLGHVQDLARAMVAVLGNANAVGQIYNISGEKAVTLDGLARACARAMGRDPEQLQLIHYDPSAFDFGKRKAFPLRLQHFFTSIAKALTDLDWEPEFDLTAGLKDAYQRDYLPSGREQQDIDFSIDTQILSQL
- a CDS encoding pentapeptide repeat-containing protein, with translation MHQLEHAYRVLDLHPGASLEEINQAYKDLVFIWHPDRIPQENTRLLEKAQEKIKQLNQARDLLRSHNKTKGGVRSHAYSASGNSHGNQASGYPRSDAYRPPAASYYSNRYRSAGYTRGSSSSYRPGYTDSYRNGYPGSHNSYSSHRSGYTNPYRPGSTHQSQPNGRSTNGSQYSSQRSNGNSSSSNGSQAASSTSSSGHRQSPSQQNVSQQAYNAYRARQQNPDLSGTDLSGANLREKDLSGRNLSNANLSGADLSDAFLHKINLNRANLCRAKLFRANLLQADLSHANLREADLIGADLSGANLSGADLSGAKVGFGGKVMVKLTSTILTGTIMPDGTIHD
- a CDS encoding sulfatase; its protein translation is MSQSRPDILFLVLDTQRADRLSCYGYDQPTSPHLDAFAADATRFANAISAAQWTVPSHASMFTGLYPSEHGMVQSYSVLSPELTPLAQRLQAGGYVTAGFCNNPLVGVINNGLRRGFDSFLNYSGLLTSRPNQAGTSPGLVGRYRQWFKRQLAQVLNQIQDAFARSETLLALSFTPLMVPLWQTALSFKGNTAKSLEDTANFLINRPRVAADQPVFAFVNLMGTHMPYHPPRSYIEQFAPHVLADREAQSFLQRFNTDVYGWLAPLTGALDEEQKQTLDGMYDAEVAHQDALLGQFFQRLQQAGRLDNTLVVICADHGEHLGEKQFMGHSLSIYNELIRVPLIIRDPAARLTPGTVAEEVVSTRRLFHTVLVAAGLATAAEATLELAQTTASGADQVFAEAIPPQNVVNLMQRRQPQLVQERGCDRTRRAIWMGRHKLIDTEGQGAELYDVLEDPTEDLNLSAILPENVEVLQDYLQAFAQRSSVPVTVTAPERANNFEDPEVRRRLEELGYLED